From Lampris incognitus isolate fLamInc1 chromosome 13, fLamInc1.hap2, whole genome shotgun sequence, one genomic window encodes:
- the gnrh3 gene encoding gonadotropin-releasing hormone 3, with product MESSSRALVQVLLLALVAQVSLSQHWSYGWLPGGKRSIGELEATIRMMGNGGVVSLPEEASAHTLERLRPYNVISDESSQFKMKKRLPQS from the exons ATGGAGTCGAGCAGCAGAGCGCTGGTGCAGGTGTTGTTGTTGGCGTTGGTGGCTCAGGTCAGCCTCTCGCAGCACTGGTCCTATGGCTGGCTACCAGGTGGAAAGAGAAGCATCGGAGAGCTGGAGGCCACCATTAGG ATGATGGGGAATGGAGGTGTGGTGTCTCTTCCTGAAGAGGCGAGTGCCCATACCCTAGAGAGGCTTAGACCATACAATGTC ATCAGTGATGAGTCCAGCCAGTTTAAAATGAAGAAGAGGTTGCCACAATCATAA